In a genomic window of Muntiacus reevesi chromosome 1, mMunRee1.1, whole genome shotgun sequence:
- the LOC136172594 gene encoding olfactory receptor 10J1 has product MKRENHTLTTEFVLQGFSSFHEHQLTLFVMFLAPYILTLAGNIIIVIIIRIDHHLHTPMYFFLSMLSTSETIYTLVILPRMLSSLVGMSQSISLAGCATQMFFFVTFGITNCFLLTVMGYDRYVAICSPLRYTVIMNRRVCIQLVWAACSIGLIVAMTQVTSVFRLPFCATKVAHFFCDIRPVMKLSCVDTTVNEILTLIISVFVLVVPMGLVFISYVLIISTILKITSTEGRKKAFATCASHLTVVIVHYGCASIAYLKPKSDNTKDQDQLISVTYTVITPLLNPVVYTLRNKEVKDALLRAIGRKPF; this is encoded by the coding sequence ATGAAGAGAGAGAACCATACTCTCACCACTGAGTTTGTTTTACAAGGTTTCTCCAGCTTCCACGAGCACCAGCTCACTCTATTTGTGATGTTTCTTGCACCATACATCTTAACTTTAGCAGGCAATATAATTATTGTGATCATTATCCGAATTGATCATCATCTCCACacgcccatgtacttcttcctcagtatGCTGTCCACTTCAGAGACTATATATACACTAGTTATTCTTCCAAGAATGCTGTCCAGCCTTGTGGGCATGAGCCAGTCCATTTCATTGGCAGGTTGTGCCACACAGATGTTCTTTTTTGTAACCTTTGGGATCACTAACTGCTTCCTGCTCACAGTGATGGGATacgaccgctatgtggccatctgcagccCCCTGAGATACACAGTCATTATGAACAGGAGAGTGTGCATCCAGCTGGTGTGGGCAGCCTGCAGCATCGGGCTAATTGTGGCCATGACACAGGTGACGTCTGTATTCAGGTTACCTTTCTGTGCCACAAAGGTGgcccacttcttctgtgacatccGGCCTGTGATGAAGCTCTCCTGCGTTGACACGACAGTCAATGAGATCCTGACTTTGATAATCAGTGTTTTTGTGCTCGTTGTGCCTATGGGTCTGGTCTTCATCTCTTATGTTCTCATCATCTCCACCATCCTCAAGATCACCTCTACTGAGGGCCGGAAGAAGGCCTTTGCCACCTGCGCCTCCCACCTCACTGTGGTCATCGTCCACTATGGCTGTGCCTCCATCGCCTACCTCAAGCCCAAGTCAGACAACACCAAGGATCAGGACCAGCTGATCTCAGTGACGTACACTGTCATCACCCCACTACTGAACCCTGTGGTGTACACCCTGAGGAACAAAGAGGTCAAGGATGCTCTGCTCCGGGCCATTGGCAGGAAGCCTTTCTGA